One region of Methanobacterium formicicum genomic DNA includes:
- a CDS encoding ORC1-type DNA replication protein, with the protein MPGRVEDILMGEETLFKNITAFNPDYIPENYLHRESQMEALALCLRPALKGGKPVNSVVMGSPATGKTTAIHKIFEMVEGRSEKLVCAYVNCQLYNTRFNIFSQIYQHIFGHVPPETGVPFSRIYGEIMKKLANEGKALVVALDDINHLFYSKNANQILYDILRAHEVFPGVRTGVFAIISDIEFRYMLDKNVSSVFIPQEIVFDPYTFQEIRDILHDRVKVGFYPSVLSDELLDEITEVTLSTGDLRVGIDLLRTSGNFAEADASRTIQKQHLQRAMQDFDSHHLQDTISKLSGDEKNLLRMIVKAEADITAGDLYELLKDETKPGEKDSHSRNSISYASFDRALKKLEFVRLIDTRFTGKGVRGNSRLIILRFGAEEISRILDF; encoded by the coding sequence ATGCCAGGACGTGTGGAAGATATTTTAATGGGCGAAGAAACTCTTTTTAAGAACATAACTGCATTCAATCCGGATTATATTCCTGAGAACTATCTTCACCGCGAATCACAGATGGAAGCCCTGGCACTATGCCTCAGGCCAGCTTTAAAGGGCGGTAAACCAGTTAATAGTGTGGTTATGGGTTCTCCAGCCACCGGTAAAACCACTGCCATTCATAAAATCTTTGAAATGGTAGAGGGCCGTTCCGAAAAACTGGTCTGTGCCTATGTCAACTGTCAACTTTATAACACCCGTTTTAACATTTTCTCCCAGATCTACCAGCATATATTCGGTCATGTCCCTCCAGAAACTGGTGTTCCCTTCTCCCGTATCTACGGGGAGATAATGAAAAAACTGGCCAATGAAGGGAAAGCCCTGGTGGTGGCCCTGGACGATATCAACCACTTATTTTACAGTAAAAATGCCAACCAAATACTTTATGACATATTAAGGGCTCATGAAGTATTTCCAGGGGTTCGGACCGGTGTTTTTGCCATAATATCCGACATAGAATTCCGGTACATGCTGGATAAGAATGTTAGTTCGGTCTTTATACCTCAAGAGATAGTGTTTGATCCCTACACTTTCCAGGAGATCAGGGACATACTCCACGATCGGGTTAAAGTTGGTTTTTATCCATCTGTTTTATCTGATGAATTATTAGATGAAATTACCGAGGTTACACTGTCTACCGGGGATTTAAGGGTGGGTATTGATCTTTTACGTACCAGTGGGAATTTTGCTGAGGCTGATGCCTCCCGAACTATTCAAAAACAACACCTGCAACGGGCCATGCAAGACTTTGACTCCCATCATCTTCAGGATACCATAAGTAAATTATCCGGGGATGAAAAGAATCTGTTGAGGATGATAGTTAAAGCTGAAGCGGATATAACTGCAGGAGACCTTTATGAACTTCTTAAAGATGAAACTAAACCTGGAGAAAAAGATTCACACTCCAGAAATTCAATCAGTTATGCCTCCTTTGACCGGGCACTTAAAAAACTGGAATTCGTAAGATTAATTGATACCAGATTCACTGGTAAAGGAGTCAGGGGTAACTCCCGTCTGATAATACTCCGTTTTGGCGCTGAAGAGATTAGTAGAATACTGGACTTTTAA
- a CDS encoding 6-hydroxymethylpterin diphosphokinase MptE-like protein, producing MELTLWMQWYQLILEDFGFKRDDDELSAEILNNILDDVGSLTPQDIDIKDKVIVFGAGPSLKPNLADLKKMDLDGFTFIAADGATTALLEDGIVPDIVVTDLDGRMNDIITANQQGALMVVHAHGNNREQVEKYTPQLVNIMGTTQSKPLASVYNFGGFTDGDRCVFLAMALGAQVIVLSGMDFGKTVTHYSRPDQEDGPADSVKEKKLKWAKKLVEWAVANTQVQFLNISGGEEVQGVKTLNPADLSRW from the coding sequence ATGGAACTGACCCTATGGATGCAATGGTACCAGCTCATCCTAGAAGACTTCGGATTCAAAAGGGATGATGATGAGCTCTCTGCAGAGATATTGAACAACATACTGGATGATGTTGGTTCTTTAACTCCACAGGATATTGATATCAAGGACAAAGTCATAGTTTTTGGAGCAGGCCCTTCACTGAAACCCAATCTGGCTGATTTGAAGAAGATGGATCTGGATGGATTCACCTTCATAGCGGCTGATGGTGCCACAACCGCCTTACTAGAAGATGGTATTGTGCCAGATATAGTGGTAACTGACCTTGACGGGCGGATGAATGACATAATAACTGCTAATCAGCAGGGAGCACTGATGGTGGTTCATGCCCATGGAAATAACCGGGAACAGGTGGAAAAATACACACCACAACTCGTAAATATCATGGGAACCACCCAGAGCAAACCACTGGCCAGTGTTTACAATTTTGGGGGATTCACCGACGGGGATCGCTGTGTTTTCCTGGCCATGGCTTTGGGGGCACAGGTCATCGTTCTTTCCGGTATGGATTTCGGGAAAACAGTCACCCATTACTCCCGACCAGACCAGGAGGATGGCCCTGCCGACTCGGTGAAGGAGAAAAAACTCAAATGGGCTAAAAAACTGGTGGAATGGGCAGTTGCCAATACCCAAGTCCAGTTTTTAAATATTTCTGGTGGGGAAGAAGTTCAAGGTGTGAAAACCCTAAATCCTGCCGATTTATCCCGGTGGTGA
- a CDS encoding pyridoxal-phosphate-dependent aminotransferase family protein codes for MDETLLMIPGPTRVAPRVLKAMSENIVNHRSALFGEILTETNQMMSEVFQTENQSYLITGSGTAAMEAALANTISKGDRVLNIVGGKFGQRFMQITETHKGIPVQLEVEWGHGVNPDDVRYILEEEEDIKAVTIVHNETSTGVANPIDEVGKILKDYDALYIVDTVSSLGGDDVFVDGYGIDICVTGSQKCLAAPPGIAAVTFSDDAWDVVDKTDNQTYYLNMKKYRKSGDATPPETPYTPAVSLIYAMQEALRVIMEEGLEERVRRHKLAAEATRNGVKALGLDLFAQKEVASNTVTSIKMPEGITDKELRGTMRERYRIELAGGQDHLKGNVFRIGHMGNITHREIISTIAALEMTMQGLGLDVEIGSGVAAVADTYLEV; via the coding sequence ATGGATGAAACTTTACTGATGATTCCCGGACCCACCCGTGTGGCACCCAGGGTCCTGAAGGCCATGTCAGAAAACATTGTTAACCACAGAAGCGCCCTTTTCGGTGAAATACTCACTGAAACCAACCAGATGATGTCTGAAGTATTTCAGACTGAAAATCAGTCTTACCTTATCACTGGCTCCGGAACGGCAGCCATGGAGGCCGCCCTGGCCAACACCATCAGTAAGGGAGACCGTGTCTTAAACATCGTCGGTGGTAAATTCGGACAGCGATTCATGCAGATCACCGAAACCCACAAAGGTATTCCAGTGCAGCTGGAAGTAGAATGGGGACACGGTGTTAACCCTGATGATGTACGTTACATCCTGGAAGAGGAAGAAGATATTAAAGCCGTGACCATTGTACACAATGAAACCTCTACTGGTGTAGCTAACCCCATTGATGAAGTGGGTAAGATATTGAAGGATTATGATGCACTTTACATTGTTGATACTGTTTCCAGTTTAGGTGGAGATGACGTATTCGTGGATGGATACGGAATCGATATCTGTGTCACTGGCTCCCAGAAGTGTCTGGCTGCACCTCCAGGTATTGCTGCCGTTACTTTCAGCGATGATGCCTGGGATGTGGTGGATAAAACTGATAATCAGACTTACTATCTTAACATGAAAAAATACCGGAAAAGTGGAGATGCAACCCCACCCGAAACCCCTTACACACCGGCAGTTTCACTGATCTATGCCATGCAGGAAGCATTACGGGTGATCATGGAGGAAGGTCTGGAAGAAAGGGTCAGAAGACACAAACTCGCCGCTGAAGCCACCAGAAATGGTGTTAAAGCCCTGGGATTAGATTTATTCGCCCAGAAAGAAGTGGCCAGTAACACCGTAACCTCAATCAAGATGCCGGAAGGCATAACTGACAAGGAACTCCGGGGTACCATGAGGGAACGCTACCGAATCGAACTGGCCGGAGGCCAGGACCATCTTAAGGGTAACGTGTTCCGTATTGGTCACATGGGTAACATAACCCACCGGGAGATAATCAGTACCATTGCCGCCCTGGAAATGACCATGCAGGGACTGGGACTGGATGTGGAGATTGGATCCGGTGTGGCTGCCGTGGCAGACACTTATTTAGAGGTGTAA
- a CDS encoding B12-binding domain-containing radical SAM protein: protein MKVTFINPPQTNSKYKFIGVVAPPLGISYMAAVLEENGHDVSIIDASALEMTWEDLEKAVEEASPQVVAITALTPTVKQAEKSAQIVKKVFPETTVVMGGYHPTFNYQEILEKDYVDVVVMGEGEYTMLELVQTLESGGDLSPVRGLALKGQVNPPRPLITDMDALPFPARHLLPMDHYKMLNMKTGMATMITSRGCPMQCSFCASAALHGPKLRRRSPENVVDEMEHLVRDHQVGTIAFMDDTFTLDHRMVEAICDQIQERELDVFWGCTARVDTLSDDLLEKMRKAGCITIFMGVESADQQMLDSTNKNITIDKIRQAFQLSKKHKIRTIASVVLGMPGDTKDSIKRTVQFVRELNPSYAVFSLATPYPGTRFYKESFEKNLIKVKDWSKYTLISPVLDTVDCSLEELRKLQYRAFRNFYLRPGYILKQVWMDGPILLKTIAGVIREVI, encoded by the coding sequence ATGAAAGTGACGTTCATAAACCCCCCTCAAACTAACTCTAAATACAAATTCATTGGAGTAGTAGCTCCCCCACTGGGAATATCATACATGGCAGCAGTTTTAGAAGAAAACGGTCATGATGTGAGTATCATTGATGCCTCAGCACTGGAGATGACCTGGGAAGATCTGGAAAAAGCAGTGGAAGAAGCCTCCCCCCAAGTAGTGGCCATCACCGCCTTAACTCCCACCGTAAAACAGGCTGAGAAAAGTGCACAAATAGTAAAGAAGGTTTTCCCAGAAACCACCGTGGTTATGGGAGGTTACCATCCCACCTTCAACTACCAGGAGATCCTGGAAAAGGATTACGTGGACGTGGTGGTGATGGGTGAAGGGGAGTACACCATGCTGGAACTGGTGCAAACCCTGGAATCCGGTGGAGACCTGTCCCCGGTCAGGGGACTGGCACTGAAAGGTCAGGTGAACCCACCCCGCCCCCTCATAACTGATATGGATGCTCTGCCATTCCCGGCCCGGCATTTGCTGCCCATGGACCATTACAAGATGCTCAACATGAAAACCGGTATGGCCACCATGATCACCAGCCGAGGTTGCCCCATGCAATGTTCTTTCTGTGCCTCTGCCGCCCTCCATGGCCCTAAATTACGAAGGCGTTCACCAGAAAATGTGGTGGATGAAATGGAACATCTGGTACGGGATCACCAAGTGGGAACCATTGCCTTCATGGACGACACCTTCACCCTGGACCACCGTATGGTAGAGGCCATCTGTGACCAGATCCAGGAACGGGAGCTGGATGTGTTCTGGGGATGCACTGCCCGGGTGGATACCCTATCCGATGATCTCCTGGAGAAGATGAGGAAAGCCGGTTGCATAACCATATTTATGGGAGTGGAATCTGCAGACCAGCAGATGCTGGACTCCACCAACAAAAATATCACCATTGACAAGATTCGCCAAGCATTCCAGCTATCTAAGAAACATAAAATCCGCACCATAGCCTCAGTGGTGCTGGGGATGCCAGGGGACACCAAGGACAGTATAAAAAGGACGGTGCAATTCGTAAGGGAACTCAACCCCTCCTACGCAGTTTTCTCGCTGGCCACACCCTACCCCGGAACCAGATTCTACAAAGAATCATTTGAAAAAAACCTTATAAAGGTGAAGGACTGGTCTAAATACACCCTGATCTCACCGGTCCTGGACACGGTGGACTGTTCCCTGGAAGAACTCCGAAAACTGCAGTACAGGGCCTTCCGGAACTTCTACCTCCGACCGGGTTACATACTCAAACAGGTCTGGATGGATGGACCCATACTACTTAAGACCATTGCCGGAGTTATCAGGGAGGTTATTTAG
- a CDS encoding B12-binding domain-containing radical SAM protein: MKVLLINPPYFNSKYKFIGLVAPPLGIAYMAAVLEQNDIAVEIIDAAALEMSWETLESEIKRVSPQLVAVTALTPTIDKALQTAELAKKTCPQATVVMGGYHPTFNYQEMLEKDYVDLVVMGEGEYTMLELVQTLEEGGDLKNVKGIAYQDVVTPPRPLIEDLDELPFPARHLLPMDHYKILNMKLHTATLISGRGCPMQCSFCASAALHGNKLRMRSAQNVVDEMEHLIKDHDAGMIAFMDDTFTLKPSRVAEICDEIIKRDLDTYWGCTARADTLSDELLQKLSDSGCITLFLGVESADQQQLDRVNKQITIDKIRQAFKLSRENDIRTIASVVLGMPGDTKESIERTIKFVRELNPSYALFSLATPYPGTRFYQEAVQDNLIKVKDWSKYTLLSPVLETVDCSLDELKKMQKKAFRQFYLRPVYLMKQVRMDGPILLKTVAAMIKEV, translated from the coding sequence ATGAAGGTACTTCTTATTAACCCCCCCTATTTCAATTCAAAATACAAATTCATAGGTTTAGTAGCCCCGCCACTGGGTATTGCTTATATGGCCGCAGTCCTGGAACAAAATGATATTGCTGTGGAGATCATTGACGCTGCAGCCCTGGAAATGAGCTGGGAAACTCTGGAATCGGAGATCAAAAGGGTATCCCCCCAGCTGGTGGCAGTAACTGCCCTCACACCCACCATTGACAAGGCCCTGCAAACTGCGGAACTAGCCAAGAAAACCTGTCCTCAGGCCACAGTGGTTATGGGAGGGTATCATCCCACTTTTAACTACCAGGAAATGCTGGAAAAGGATTACGTGGATCTAGTGGTAATGGGTGAAGGGGAGTACACCATGCTGGAACTGGTGCAAACACTGGAGGAAGGAGGCGACCTTAAAAATGTTAAAGGAATTGCCTACCAGGATGTGGTAACACCCCCAAGACCTCTCATTGAAGATCTTGATGAACTACCATTCCCGGCCCGTCATCTGTTGCCCATGGACCACTACAAGATACTGAACATGAAACTGCACACTGCCACCCTAATATCGGGCAGAGGATGTCCCATGCAATGTTCATTCTGTGCCTCCGCCGCCCTGCATGGCAATAAACTGCGAATGAGATCTGCCCAGAATGTGGTGGATGAAATGGAACACCTCATCAAGGACCATGACGCGGGCATGATCGCCTTCATGGATGACACTTTCACCCTGAAACCAAGCCGGGTGGCTGAAATCTGTGACGAGATAATAAAAAGGGATCTGGACACTTACTGGGGATGCACAGCGCGGGCAGACACCCTTTCCGATGAACTACTCCAGAAACTCAGCGATTCTGGTTGCATCACCCTATTTTTAGGGGTGGAATCTGCGGACCAGCAGCAACTGGACCGGGTTAACAAGCAGATAACCATTGACAAGATCCGCCAGGCCTTTAAACTCTCCCGGGAAAACGACATACGCACCATAGCCTCCGTGGTCCTGGGAATGCCAGGAGACACCAAGGAAAGCATAGAAAGAACTATTAAATTCGTCCGGGAACTGAACCCCTCCTACGCTCTTTTCTCCTTGGCCACACCCTACCCTGGGACCCGATTTTACCAGGAAGCAGTGCAGGACAATCTCATCAAAGTCAAGGACTGGTCCAAATACACACTCCTTTCCCCAGTTCTGGAGACAGTAGACTGTTCCCTGGATGAGCTTAAAAAGATGCAAAAAAAGGCATTCCGACAATTCTACCTTCGACCAGTTTATCTCATGAAACAGGTCCGAATGGACGGCCCCATACTTCTAAAGACTGTAGCTGCCATGATCAAAGAAGTTTAA
- a CDS encoding thiamine pyrophosphate-binding protein: protein MEALKITLADALVKILEKQQVEFIFGYPGEQILPFYQALQKSTIKHILTRHEQGAVHAADGYARASHHMGVCVATAGPGALNMVMGVATAYKDSVPLLVITGDVPLQLKGENVFQDVDLNSVFGPITLQSHLVTDPEEGINITLKAISDLKTGKTGPIHLNFPKDILQKEVDPILLEMGVETGRETDWGALERIRMMVERSQKPLILAGTGVIWSQATRDIQNFAEKNQIPVATTYPARGVISEEHPLSVGLIGLRGTEAANFAGKSSDLILALGCRLSERTRKGLGSGTLIQVNLDEGVLRGDVNIQGDVKEFLDKIKESSPDNTDKWLEEIQSYGKTHEVETDFKEIPLKPQRAIKEILDAMGDSILVNDAGSHTTWVNLLLKAREPFSLIFSGGFGPMGYGVPAAVGVSLARPSKSVVVVVGDGGLQMNSQELATIAELDLPITICLLNNQSLGIIRQWQDLYYSGSFQVELENPDFVKLAEAYHIKALMVDSPGDVFVAVQKAVKLNKPVLIEIKINENEDIPLPG from the coding sequence ATGGAAGCTCTTAAGATTACATTGGCCGATGCACTGGTTAAAATACTGGAGAAACAACAGGTTGAATTCATCTTCGGTTATCCTGGGGAACAAATTCTCCCCTTTTACCAGGCACTCCAAAAATCTACCATAAAACACATTTTAACCCGCCATGAACAGGGTGCAGTCCACGCTGCTGATGGATATGCAAGAGCATCACACCATATGGGGGTTTGTGTTGCCACCGCAGGACCCGGGGCATTAAACATGGTAATGGGCGTGGCCACAGCTTACAAGGACTCAGTACCATTGCTGGTAATCACTGGAGACGTTCCCCTGCAGTTAAAGGGTGAAAACGTATTCCAGGATGTGGATCTAAACTCAGTTTTCGGTCCCATTACCCTCCAGAGCCACCTGGTAACCGATCCGGAAGAAGGAATTAACATCACCCTAAAGGCGATTTCAGACCTTAAAACTGGTAAAACCGGTCCAATTCATCTGAATTTCCCTAAAGATATTCTCCAGAAAGAAGTTGACCCCATTTTACTGGAAATGGGGGTAGAAACAGGTCGGGAAACTGATTGGGGTGCGTTAGAAAGGATCAGGATGATGGTGGAAAGATCCCAGAAACCACTAATACTAGCTGGGACCGGGGTGATATGGTCCCAGGCAACCCGGGATATTCAAAACTTCGCTGAAAAAAACCAGATCCCGGTGGCCACCACCTACCCTGCCCGGGGAGTCATCAGTGAAGAGCATCCCCTTTCTGTAGGATTGATTGGATTGAGGGGTACAGAAGCAGCTAACTTTGCCGGGAAAAGTTCAGATTTGATATTGGCCTTAGGATGCCGATTATCCGAAAGGACCCGGAAAGGGCTGGGATCAGGAACCCTAATTCAGGTGAACCTGGATGAAGGAGTTTTAAGGGGTGATGTGAATATACAGGGCGATGTTAAAGAATTCCTGGATAAAATCAAAGAATCAAGCCCAGATAACACTGATAAATGGTTAGAAGAAATACAGTCCTATGGGAAAACTCACGAAGTGGAAACTGACTTTAAAGAAATTCCCCTAAAACCACAAAGGGCAATAAAGGAGATTTTAGATGCCATGGGGGATTCAATCTTGGTCAATGATGCTGGAAGCCATACCACCTGGGTTAACCTGCTCCTTAAAGCCAGAGAACCATTTTCACTCATATTTTCTGGTGGATTTGGACCTATGGGTTATGGAGTCCCTGCTGCAGTAGGAGTAAGCCTGGCACGTCCCTCTAAAAGCGTGGTGGTAGTGGTGGGTGACGGGGGATTACAGATGAACAGCCAGGAACTGGCCACCATCGCTGAACTGGATCTGCCCATTACCATCTGCCTCTTAAACAACCAGTCCCTGGGAATAATCCGGCAGTGGCAGGACTTATATTACTCAGGATCATTTCAGGTGGAACTGGAAAACCCTGATTTTGTTAAACTGGCCGAAGCATATCATATAAAGGCCTTAATGGTGGATTCTCCAGGTGATGTTTTTGTTGCTGTGCAGAAGGCAGTAAAACTTAATAAACCAGTACTTATAGAGATAAAAATTAATGAAAATGAAGACATCCCCCTCCCTGGTTGA
- the acs gene encoding acetate--CoA ligase, whose product MFPPGKDLAENSNIQKWMERYGIKDYDELLQRGRDDPEWFWDELARELEWFQPYKKVLKWDPPHAEWFVEGKFNIVHNALDRHVGYWRKNKVAYIWEGELGQVKKLTYHDLYRKVNQMANALRGLGVGRGDRVAIYLPMILELPIAMLACAKIGAVHSVVFSGFWAKAFRERANDAQVKVAITVDGFYRRGKVIPLKENVDQVLDDIPSLEKLIVVRHAECPVEMKTGRDLWWDDVTQGQETVSPTEVMDAEDPLFILYTSGTTGKPKGVLHVHGGYAVGIYTTLKLVFDLKDEDIWWCAADIGWITGHSYIVYAPLLMGATSVMYEGAPDYPEADRLWQIIEEYGVNVFYTAPTTIRLFMKYGEKWPQKHDLTSLRILGSVGEPINPEAWIWYHKHIGNRQCPIMDTWWQTETGMHLITPLPITSLKPGSTVKPFPTIQADVVDDEGKSVREGGGHLVIKTPWPAMFRTLYQDTERYVDAYWSKFPGMYLSGDVARVDEEGYFWIQGREDDVLNVAGHRISTAEVESALVSYDSVAEAAVVGKPDPVKGEEICSFIILKEDFKPSPRMKHHLREHVRQEIGPVASPACVNFVKDLPKTRSGKIMRRVIKAKVKGDDVGDISTLANPEAVDELDNAV is encoded by the coding sequence TTGTTCCCACCAGGGAAAGATTTAGCAGAAAATAGCAACATCCAAAAATGGATGGAACGCTACGGCATAAAGGATTACGATGAACTACTCCAGCGGGGGCGTGATGACCCGGAATGGTTCTGGGATGAACTGGCCCGGGAATTGGAATGGTTCCAGCCCTATAAAAAGGTCTTAAAATGGGATCCTCCCCATGCAGAATGGTTCGTTGAGGGTAAATTTAACATAGTGCACAATGCCCTGGACCGTCACGTAGGATACTGGCGTAAAAACAAGGTGGCCTATATATGGGAAGGTGAACTGGGCCAGGTTAAGAAGTTAACCTACCATGATCTTTACCGGAAGGTTAACCAGATGGCCAATGCCCTGCGAGGTCTGGGTGTTGGTCGAGGGGATCGTGTAGCTATTTACCTGCCCATGATACTGGAGTTACCCATTGCCATGCTGGCCTGTGCCAAGATCGGAGCGGTGCACAGTGTGGTTTTCTCAGGGTTCTGGGCCAAAGCATTCCGTGAAAGGGCCAACGATGCCCAGGTGAAAGTGGCCATAACTGTAGATGGTTTTTATCGCCGGGGAAAAGTTATACCCCTTAAAGAGAATGTGGATCAGGTCTTAGATGATATCCCCTCCCTGGAAAAACTCATTGTGGTTCGCCATGCTGAATGTCCGGTGGAGATGAAAACCGGCCGGGACCTATGGTGGGATGACGTGACCCAGGGCCAGGAAACTGTATCCCCCACGGAAGTGATGGATGCCGAAGACCCCCTGTTTATTTTATACACCTCCGGAACCACTGGAAAACCAAAAGGAGTACTTCACGTCCACGGGGGTTATGCCGTTGGTATCTACACCACCCTGAAACTGGTATTTGATCTGAAGGATGAAGATATATGGTGGTGTGCCGCGGATATTGGCTGGATCACCGGTCACAGCTACATAGTCTACGCCCCTCTGTTAATGGGTGCCACCTCAGTAATGTATGAAGGTGCTCCGGACTACCCGGAAGCCGACCGGTTGTGGCAGATAATCGAGGAGTACGGGGTGAATGTGTTCTACACCGCCCCAACCACCATCCGCTTGTTCATGAAGTACGGGGAGAAATGGCCCCAGAAACATGATCTAACATCTCTCAGGATTCTGGGAAGTGTAGGTGAACCTATTAATCCCGAAGCCTGGATCTGGTATCATAAACACATTGGGAACCGGCAGTGCCCCATCATGGATACCTGGTGGCAGACAGAAACTGGAATGCACCTTATAACTCCCCTACCCATCACTTCCCTTAAACCAGGGTCCACAGTTAAGCCCTTCCCCACAATCCAGGCCGACGTGGTGGATGATGAGGGAAAATCAGTACGGGAAGGTGGGGGTCATCTGGTTATTAAAACCCCCTGGCCAGCCATGTTCCGCACCCTGTACCAGGACACGGAACGCTACGTGGATGCCTACTGGAGCAAGTTCCCCGGGATGTATCTCAGTGGGGATGTGGCCCGGGTTGATGAGGAGGGATATTTCTGGATACAGGGGAGGGAGGATGACGTTCTGAATGTTGCTGGACACAGGATTAGCACTGCTGAAGTGGAATCTGCCCTGGTGAGCTATGATTCTGTGGCGGAAGCTGCGGTGGTGGGAAAACCAGACCCAGTTAAGGGCGAGGAGATCTGCAGTTTCATCATCCTTAAGGAAGACTTCAAACCCAGCCCCCGCATGAAACACCACCTACGGGAACATGTTCGCCAGGAAATTGGCCCGGTGGCCAGCCCGGCCTGTGTTAACTTCGTTAAAGATCTCCCCAAAACCCGTTCCGGGAAGATCATGCGCCGGGTGATCAAAGCCAAGGTCAAAGGAGATGATGTGGGAGATATAAGCACCCTGGCCAATCCCGAAGCAGTGGATGAACTGGATAATGCCGTTTAA
- a CDS encoding dCTP deaminase domain-containing protein — protein MLGEKELVKLFPEFAELVQPSGIDLRVDEVFLQKGPGSLIDNEKNLPELEKLEPPIYTLEPKTAYSVTIDRKIKIPKGHSMLYLPRSTLLRSFVSIYTAVGDPGFYGTLQFLLVNQGEHPFTLKQGERIAQGVVFPVEGSGEYNGSYQEEE, from the coding sequence ATGTTAGGTGAAAAAGAACTCGTAAAATTATTCCCTGAATTTGCGGAACTGGTGCAGCCCTCGGGAATTGACTTGAGGGTGGATGAAGTTTTCCTCCAGAAAGGACCAGGATCTTTAATTGACAATGAAAAGAACCTCCCGGAACTGGAAAAACTGGAACCACCAATTTACACTCTAGAACCCAAGACAGCTTACAGTGTGACCATCGACCGGAAAATAAAAATCCCTAAGGGTCACTCCATGCTCTACTTACCCCGATCCACCCTGCTGCGTTCCTTTGTAAGCATCTACACTGCAGTGGGTGATCCTGGCTTCTACGGTACACTGCAATTTCTACTGGTGAACCAGGGAGAGCACCCTTTCACCCTTAAACAAGGTGAAAGAATCGCCCAGGGAGTGGTTTTCCCGGTGGAAGGATCGGGGGAGTACAATGGCAGTTACCAGGAAGAAGAATAA
- a CDS encoding class I SAM-dependent methyltransferase, translating into MKHVKNHFEEEAEEFDQLIQTIIPFYEDMVSALVLSLPFHPKEQIKILDLGCGTGNISQKIKEKFPNARITCVDLAENMIKMAKTKLSPYDDIEYLRADFRELEFQEEYEAVVSSLALHHLSPEEQRSFYRRIIGFLKGGGVFYNADNILGSTPYLNQVYMDKWVEFMLQYRSREEVEEIWLPKHREEDFPSPLHHHIQWMKESGFTDVDVVWKYYMFGVYGGKK; encoded by the coding sequence GTGAAGCATGTTAAAAATCATTTTGAAGAGGAAGCAGAAGAATTTGACCAGCTTATACAAACCATAATCCCTTTTTATGAGGATATGGTAAGTGCACTGGTACTTTCACTGCCTTTCCATCCCAAAGAACAGATTAAGATTCTGGATCTGGGTTGTGGTACCGGAAATATATCACAGAAGATAAAAGAAAAATTCCCCAACGCTCGGATCACCTGTGTGGACCTGGCCGAGAACATGATTAAAATGGCAAAGACTAAGCTCTCCCCTTATGATGATATAGAATATCTAAGAGCTGATTTTCGTGAACTGGAATTCCAGGAGGAGTACGAGGCCGTGGTATCCTCCCTGGCACTGCACCATCTGTCACCCGAGGAACAGAGATCCTTCTACCGTAGAATTATCGGGTTCCTGAAGGGGGGTGGAGTATTCTACAATGCCGATAACATCCTGGGGTCCACTCCCTACCTGAACCAGGTTTATATGGATAAGTGGGTGGAGTTCATGCTCCAGTATCGCAGCAGGGAAGAAGTAGAAGAAATCTGGCTGCCCAAACACAGGGAAGAAGACTTTCCCTCACCCCTACACCACCATATCCAGTGGATGAAAGAATCGGGCTTCACTGACGTGGATGTGGTGTGGAAATACTACATGTTTGGGGTTTACGGTGGTAAAAAGTAG